One Sanguibacter keddieii DSM 10542 genomic window carries:
- the rpsH gene encoding 30S ribosomal protein S8, whose amino-acid sequence MTMTDPIADMLTRLRNANSAYHETVQMPFSKLKSHIAEILQAEGYISGWTVEDAPVGKYLTIQLKFGPSRERSLAGIRRISKPGLRVYAKSTNLPKVLGGLGVAILSTSSGLLTDKQAAQKGVGGEVLAYVW is encoded by the coding sequence ATGACGATGACCGACCCGATCGCAGACATGCTCACGCGTCTGCGTAACGCGAACTCGGCTTACCACGAGACGGTTCAGATGCCGTTCTCGAAGCTGAAGTCGCACATTGCTGAGATTTTGCAGGCCGAGGGATACATCTCCGGCTGGACCGTCGAGGACGCGCCCGTGGGCAAGTACCTCACCATCCAGCTGAAGTTCGGCCCGAGCCGCGAGCGTTCGCTCGCCGGCATCCGCCGTATCTCGAAGCCTGGCCTTCGTGTGTACGCGAAGTCCACGAACCTGCCGAAGGTCCTCGGCGGTCTGGGTGTGGCGATCCTGTCCACGTCCTCAGGCCTCCTGACCGACAAGCAGGCCGCACAGAAGGGCGTGGGTGGGGAAGTCCTCGCCTACGTCTGGTAA
- the rplO gene encoding 50S ribosomal protein L15, which produces MAEKSDKKDAAVEATDAPVKKTAAKKAPAAKSAAEAPAKAAPKAKTTKAAKAEDAAPVAAAGAGGALKVHHLRPAPGAKTAKTRVGRGHGSKGKTAGRGTKGQKARYQVPERFEGGQMPLHMRLPKLRGFKNPFRTEYQVVNLEKLSALYPEGGSVTVDDLVAKGAVRKGELVKVLGTGEITVKLDVTVDRLSSSAKDKILAAGGSVSQA; this is translated from the coding sequence ATGGCTGAGAAGTCAGACAAGAAGGACGCGGCCGTCGAGGCGACCGACGCTCCCGTGAAGAAGACCGCTGCCAAGAAGGCGCCTGCTGCGAAGTCTGCAGCCGAGGCTCCCGCCAAGGCAGCACCCAAGGCGAAGACGACCAAGGCCGCCAAGGCCGAGGACGCTGCGCCGGTGGCCGCGGCCGGTGCAGGTGGGGCCCTCAAGGTCCACCACCTGCGTCCTGCTCCGGGCGCCAAGACCGCCAAGACCCGCGTGGGTCGCGGTCACGGCTCCAAGGGCAAGACCGCGGGACGTGGGACCAAGGGCCAGAAGGCCCGCTACCAGGTTCCTGAGCGCTTCGAGGGTGGACAGATGCCGCTGCACATGCGGCTTCCGAAGCTCCGTGGCTTCAAGAACCCGTTCCGCACCGAGTACCAGGTCGTGAACCTGGAGAAGCTGTCGGCGCTCTACCCCGAGGGTGGATCCGTCACGGTGGACGACCTTGTCGCGAAGGGCGCAGTCCGCAAGGGCGAGCTCGTCAAGGTCCTCGGCACGGGTGAGATCACCGTCAAGCTCGACGTGACGGTCGACCGTCTCTCGAGCTCCGCCAAGGACAAGATCCTTGCTGCTGGCGGTTCCGTCTCGCAGGCATGA
- a CDS encoding type Z 30S ribosomal protein S14 — protein MAKKALVNKAAAKPKFAVRAYTRCQKCGRPHSVYRKFGLCRICVREMAHRGELPGVTKSSW, from the coding sequence ATGGCGAAGAAGGCCCTGGTCAACAAGGCAGCCGCAAAGCCCAAGTTCGCGGTTCGCGCTTACACCCGGTGCCAGAAGTGCGGTCGCCCGCACTCTGTGTACCGCAAGTTCGGGCTCTGCCGTATCTGCGTGCGCGAGATGGCGCACCGCGGCGAGCTTCCCGGCGTCACCAAGAGCAGCTGGTAA
- the rplF gene encoding 50S ribosomal protein L6: MSRIGKVPVPVPSGVDVSISGALVTVKGPKGTLEHVIPAPIEVSLAEDGALAVTRPNDERTSRALHGLTRTLLANIITGVTEGYEKKLEIVGTGYRVTAKGSELEFALGFSHPVVISAPEGITFAVEAPTKFSVSGIDKQQVGEVAANIRKIRKPEPYKGKGVRYAGEIVRRKAGKAGK, encoded by the coding sequence ATGTCCCGTATCGGCAAAGTCCCCGTCCCGGTTCCGTCCGGTGTGGACGTCAGCATCAGCGGAGCGCTGGTGACGGTCAAGGGTCCCAAGGGAACCCTCGAGCACGTCATCCCCGCCCCCATCGAGGTCTCGCTCGCTGAGGACGGTGCCCTCGCGGTCACCCGTCCCAACGACGAGCGCACCTCACGCGCCCTGCACGGGCTCACCCGTACGCTCCTCGCCAACATCATCACCGGTGTGACCGAGGGCTACGAGAAGAAGCTCGAGATCGTCGGCACCGGTTACCGCGTGACGGCCAAGGGTTCCGAGCTCGAGTTCGCGCTCGGCTTCAGCCACCCGGTGGTCATCTCGGCCCCCGAGGGCATCACCTTCGCCGTCGAGGCGCCGACCAAGTTCTCGGTCAGCGGCATCGACAAGCAGCAGGTGGGCGAGGTCGCCGCGAACATCCGCAAGATCCGCAAGCCGGAGCCCTACAAGGGCAAGGGCGTGCGTTACGCGGGCGAGATCGTCCGTCGCAAGGCCGGAAAGGCTGGTAAGTAA
- the rplE gene encoding 50S ribosomal protein L5 — MSTETYAKAQPRLKARYAAEILPALHEEFSHENVNQVAGLTKIVVNMGVGDAAKDAKLIEGAIRDLTAITGQKPQVTKARKSIAQFKLREGMPIGAHVTLRGDRMWEFADRLLSIALPRIRDFRGLSPKQFDGHGNYTFGLNEQSMFHEIDPDKVDRVRGMDITIVTTATTDAEGRSLLKRLGFPFKEL, encoded by the coding sequence ATGAGCACCGAGACGTACGCGAAGGCACAGCCTCGCCTCAAGGCCCGCTACGCCGCGGAGATCCTCCCGGCGCTCCACGAGGAGTTCTCGCACGAGAACGTCAACCAGGTCGCCGGTCTCACGAAGATCGTCGTCAACATGGGTGTCGGAGACGCTGCGAAGGACGCCAAGCTGATCGAGGGCGCCATCCGCGACCTCACGGCCATCACCGGTCAGAAGCCGCAGGTCACGAAGGCCCGCAAGTCGATCGCCCAGTTCAAGCTGCGTGAGGGTATGCCCATCGGCGCCCACGTCACGCTGCGTGGCGACCGCATGTGGGAGTTCGCCGACCGTCTGCTGTCGATCGCGCTCCCGCGTATCCGTGACTTCCGTGGGCTCTCGCCCAAGCAGTTCGACGGTCACGGCAACTACACGTTCGGTCTGAACGAGCAGTCCATGTTCCACGAGATCGACCCCGACAAGGTCGACCGCGTTCGCGGTATGGACATCACCATCGTGACGACCGCGACCACCGACGCTGAGGGCCGTTCGCTCCTGAAGCGTCTCGGCTTCCCCTTCAAGGAGCTCTGA
- the rpmD gene encoding 50S ribosomal protein L30, which produces MARLKVTQVKSAIGGKQNQRDTLRTLGLKRIGDTAVKEDRPEIRGMVVTVAHLVTVEEVE; this is translated from the coding sequence ATGGCCCGCCTCAAGGTGACCCAGGTCAAGTCCGCCATCGGCGGCAAGCAGAATCAGCGCGACACCCTGCGCACTCTGGGCCTCAAGCGGATCGGTGACACGGCCGTGAAGGAGGACCGCCCGGAGATTCGCGGGATGGTCGTCACGGTGGCGCACCTCGTCACCGTCGAGGAGGTCGAGTGA
- the rpsE gene encoding 30S ribosomal protein S5 yields MAAGQRSTTGAPTGGATTENNNNDRRNDRRGGGRGGDGRRGDAAEKSAFVERVVTINRVAKVVKGGRRFSFTALVVVGDGDGTVGVGYGKAKEVPAAIAKGVEEAKKNFFKVPRIQGTVPHPVTGEAAAGVVFLRPAAPGTGVIAGGPVRAVLECAGIHDVLSKSLGSSNAINIVHATVAALRGLELPEQVAARRGLPLEHVAPAAMLRAQAAGKAPAAEAGA; encoded by the coding sequence ATGGCTGCAGGGCAGCGCAGCACCACCGGCGCCCCCACGGGCGGCGCCACCACTGAGAACAACAACAACGACCGTAGGAACGACCGTCGCGGCGGAGGCCGCGGCGGAGACGGTCGCCGCGGTGACGCCGCCGAGAAGAGTGCTTTCGTCGAGCGCGTCGTCACCATCAACCGTGTCGCCAAGGTCGTCAAGGGTGGCCGCCGCTTCAGCTTCACCGCGCTCGTCGTGGTGGGTGACGGCGACGGTACCGTCGGCGTCGGCTACGGCAAGGCCAAGGAAGTTCCCGCCGCCATCGCCAAGGGTGTCGAGGAAGCCAAGAAGAACTTCTTCAAGGTTCCCCGCATCCAGGGCACGGTCCCTCACCCCGTCACGGGCGAGGCAGCCGCAGGCGTCGTGTTCCTCCGTCCGGCCGCACCGGGTACCGGTGTGATCGCCGGTGGTCCGGTCCGCGCCGTCCTCGAGTGCGCCGGCATCCACGACGTCCTGTCGAAGTCCCTCGGGTCCTCGAACGCCATCAACATCGTCCACGCGACGGTGGCGGCGCTCCGCGGCCTCGAGCTTCCCGAGCAGGTTGCTGCTCGTCGCGGCCTCCCGCTCGAGCACGTCGCCCCGGCGGCCATGCTCCGTGCGCAGGCAGCGGGCAAGGCTCCGGCAGCAGAGGCAGGTGCATGA
- the rplR gene encoding 50S ribosomal protein L18, which yields MALKIMGKGKAVARQRRHLRLRKKISGTAAQPRLVVTRSARHMTAQVVDDTVGKTVASASTLEADLRAFDGDKTAKARKIGELVAERAKAAGVEAVVFDRGGNKYHGRVAAVADGAREGGLAL from the coding sequence ATGGCTCTCAAGATCATGGGCAAGGGCAAGGCAGTCGCGCGTCAGCGCCGTCACCTGCGCCTGCGCAAGAAGATCTCAGGCACGGCTGCTCAGCCGCGTCTGGTGGTTACCCGCTCCGCTCGTCACATGACCGCTCAGGTCGTCGACGACACGGTCGGCAAGACCGTCGCCTCGGCTTCGACCCTCGAGGCCGACCTGCGCGCCTTCGACGGCGACAAGACGGCCAAGGCCCGCAAGATCGGCGAGCTCGTCGCCGAGCGTGCCAAGGCTGCCGGCGTCGAGGCAGTCGTGTTCGACCGCGGGGGCAACAAGTACCACGGCCGAGTGGCAGCAGTCGCCGACGGGGCCCGCGAAGGCGGTCTGGCCCTGTGA